Proteins encoded by one window of Mycolicibacterium sp. ND9-15:
- a CDS encoding ABC transporter substrate-binding protein has protein sequence MSGCASGEGGGGDDGATSQPPPVSAEKVDEIANTVPESIKSSGKLIVGVNIPYPPNEFKDTSGKIVGFDVDLMNAIAATLGLTPEYRESDFAKIIPSIQGGTYNVGMSSFTDTKEREESVDFVTYFNAGTLWAQRPDAPIDPNNACGKKVAVQATTTQEVEELPAKTKACTDAGKPPIEIVPFDGQDAATNAVVLGQVDGMSADSPVTSYAIKQSNGKIEPAGEIFDSAPYGWPVQKGSALAQSLQKALEHLIESGTYKEIAANWGVENGMIDKPVVNGAVS, from the coding sequence ATGTCCGGATGTGCCAGCGGCGAGGGAGGCGGCGGCGACGACGGGGCCACGAGCCAGCCCCCGCCCGTGTCGGCGGAGAAGGTCGACGAGATCGCCAATACCGTTCCCGAGTCCATCAAGTCGTCCGGAAAGCTCATCGTCGGTGTCAACATCCCGTACCCGCCCAACGAGTTCAAGGACACCAGCGGCAAGATCGTAGGCTTCGACGTCGATTTGATGAACGCGATCGCGGCCACGCTGGGTCTGACGCCCGAATACCGCGAGTCGGATTTCGCCAAGATCATCCCGTCGATCCAGGGCGGCACCTACAACGTCGGGATGTCGTCGTTCACCGACACCAAAGAGCGTGAGGAGTCAGTCGATTTCGTCACCTACTTCAACGCGGGAACGCTGTGGGCCCAGCGCCCCGACGCGCCGATCGATCCGAACAACGCGTGCGGCAAGAAGGTCGCCGTGCAGGCCACCACGACCCAGGAGGTGGAGGAGCTTCCGGCGAAAACCAAGGCGTGCACCGACGCGGGCAAACCGCCGATCGAGATCGTCCCGTTCGACGGGCAGGACGCCGCCACCAACGCGGTAGTGCTCGGCCAGGTCGACGGGATGTCTGCCGATTCCCCGGTGACGTCGTACGCGATCAAGCAGAGCAACGGCAAGATCGAACCCGCCGGCGAGATCTTCGACTCGGCGCCGTACGGCTGGCCGGTGCAGAAGGGCTCGGCGCTCGCACAGTCCCTGCAGAAGGCGCTCGAGCATCTCATCGAGAGCGGAACCTACAAGGAAATCGCCGCCAACTGGGGCGTCGAGAACGGGATGATCGACAAGCCCGTCGTCAACGGCGCGGTCTCATAA